Below is a genomic region from Pseudomonas sp. JQ170C.
CACCCATCTTCCAGGGCGAGCCTGCGGCGGAAAAATTGGGGTTGATGCGAATGGCGACCGGTGCGTCACAGCCCAGCTCACCTGCCAGGGCAGATAACTTGCGCAGTTCGCTCTCAGACTCGACCACGATGGCGAACACCCCCACTTCCAGCGCCCGACGATGCTCTTCAGGCTTTTTGTAGGGGCCGAGCAGGATGATGTCCTGGGGGGCAACACCGGCTTTGAGGGCTATTTCCAGCTCTGCCAGCGAACAGACTTCGGCGTTGCCACCGTACGAGCGGATCAGTTTGACCAACGACAGGTTCGGGTTGACCTTCAACGCATAGAAGATGTCCACGCACTCGGGCAACGCATCGCGCAATTCATTGAAACTGCTGCGCAACACGGCTTCATCGTAGAGGTAGGTGGGTGTCCCGAACGTCGCTTTGGCCTGGAGTACCAGGTCCTTGGAAAGCTTCATCTTATGCTCCCTTCTGTTCTTATAGTCTGCCGCCGCAGCGGCGTCGCCCCGTTGTGTAAGCGCCTTCGCACAAACGCCGTAGCAGTTTGGCTCCATGGCAAATTGCGCATCTCTGACACGAACCATCGCTTCGCGCCTAAAACTTTGCGCGCAAAGTTTGTCGAAATTTTGCGTCCGGGGTTACGGTGATGTCAAGGTAATTCCAAGTTCCCCGGGCTGCGGCGTAAAGCCACACTTCGCCTCCCGGCGAACACAGCACAGCGTAATTTCGCCGCAGCCTGCCCATATCAGTAGGCCTTGCGCCCAATGAATACGGGGGCCTTATCTGATCCGTAGTTCTGCCAGGTTTCTGAGTCTGTTTTGCCTCGCCCCAGCTTCCTACAGTGCGCCTGGGCTCTGCCCCCACGGCAGAGCGAGCCATACAGGAACTGTGGAAAAAAGCCATGAGCACACATCAACAGGCGCAGGCCTACAACTACAAAGTGGTCAGACAATTCGTGGTCATGACGGTGTTCTGGGGCATCGTCGGCATGGCCATGGGGGTGTGGATCGCCTCGCAACTGGTCTGGCCGGAGCTGAACCTGGAACTGCCGTGGACCAGCTTCGGCCGCCTGCGCCCCCTGCACACCAGCCTTGTGATCTTCGGCTTTGCCGGTAGCGCACAATTTGCCGCCAGCTACTACGCGGTGCAGCGTACCTGCCAGGTACGCCTGTTCAGCGACAAGCTGGCCGCCTTCACCTTCTGGGGCTGGCAAGCGACTATCGTGATCATGCTGGTCAGCCTGCCGCTGGGCCTGACCACCACCAAGGAATACGCCGAGATCGAATTCACCGGTGCGGTCTGGATGGCCATTGTCTGGGTGGCCTACGGCGTGGTGTTCTTCGCCACCCTGCTGCGCCGCAAGGCCAAGCATATCTACGTCGGCAACTGGTTTTTCGGCGCCTTCATCGTGGTGATTGCCATGCTGCACGTGGTCAATCACCTGTCGATCCCGGTGAGCTGGTTCAAGTCCTACCCGGTCTACTCAGGCGCCACCGACGCCATGGTGCAGTGGTGGTACGGCCACAACGCCGTGGGCTTCTTCCTGACCACGGGCTTTCTGGGGATGATGTATTACTTCGTGCCCAAGCAGGTCGGTCGCCCGGTGTACTCCTATCGCCTGTCGATCGTGCATTTCTGGGCGCTGATCACCCTGTACATCTGGGCTGGCCCGCATCACCTGCACTACACCGCCCTGCCCGACTGGGCGCAATCGCTGGGCATGGCCATGTCGCTGATCCTCCTGGCCCCGAGCTGGGGCGGCATGATCAACGGCATGATGACCCTCTCCGGGGCCTGGCATAAGCTGCGCGACGACCCGATCCTGCGCTTTCTGGTGCTGTCGCTGGCGTTCTACGGCATGTCGACCTTTGAAGGCCCGATGATGGCGATCAAGACCGTCAACGCCCTGTCCCACTACACCGACTGGACCATCGGTCACGTTCACGCCGGGGCCCTGGGCTGGGTGGCGATGATCACCTTCGGCTCGCTGTACCACATGATCCCGAAAGTGTTCGGCCGCGAGCGCATGTACAGCACCGGCCTGATCAACGCGCACTTCTGGCTGGCGACCATCGGCACCGTGCTCTACATCGCCTCGATGTGGGTCAACGGCATCACCCAGGGCCTGATGTGGCGCGCCACCAACGACGACGGCACCCTGACCTACTCGTTCGTCGAGGCATTGGTGGCCAGCCACCCGGGCTTCCTGGTGCGCTTTGTCGGTGGCGTGTGCTTCCTCGCCGGCATGCTGCTGATGGCCTACAACACCTGGCGCACCGTGCGGGTGGCCGATGAACGCCTGGCCTTCAGCAACGCGCGCATCGCTTGAGGAGCATCGATATGAACGAGTGGCTGTATGCGCTGTACTGCCTGACCGGCGTGTTGTTCTTCTACCTGGTGACCAGCGCCTGTTTGCGTGGCCACAGCCGTGAGGTAGACGATCAGGTCAGCTTGATACCCTTTGCCGATGACCCGCTGGTGGCGCAGCGGGTGGCGCAGGCGATCGGCAAACCGGTGCCGGCAGAGAAGCCGGATGCAGCGATGAAGGCCTGATCAGGCCTGAACAGAAACGCGGCGAAAGGTACGCTTTCGCCGCGTTCATCGTTGCTGTTCAAGGCGCCTCGGCAAACGCCGACGGCGCCTCCCAGCCGCCGCCCAATGCGGCAATCAACTGCACACTCGCCACCAGGCGCCCTTGCAGCAGGTTCAGGACGCTGCGCTCGTTGCTCAGTGCCGTGGTCTGTACGTTGACCACGTCCAGGTAGGCAATCAGACCTGCCTTGTACTGGTTGTTGGTCAGGCGCAAGGACTCGCGGGCAGAGTCCAGGGCTTCGCTGCGAATCCGCGCTTCGTCTTCGTAGACCTTGAGCTGCACCAGGTAGTTTTCCACTTCCTTGAAACCATCCAGCACGGCCTGGCGGTACTGGGCCACGGTCTGGTCGTAGACGGCTTCGGTGCGATCGACTTCGGCCGACCGCTGGCCGCCATCGAACAGGGTCATGGCCAGTTGCGGGCCCACCGACCAGAACCGGTTCGGCAGGCTGATCCAGTCGTTGAAGCTGCTACTGCTGTAGCCACCGTTGAGGCTCAGGGTCAGGTCCGGGAAATAGGCGGCCTTGGCCACGCCGATGCTGGCATTGGCCGACATGACCTTGCGCTCGGCCGAGGCGATGTCAGGACGGCGCTCCAGCAATTGCGACGGCAGCGCCAGCGGCACCTGCGGCAGTGCCGGGATGTCCTGGCTGTCGGCCAGGGCAAAGTCCGCCGGCGCCTTGCCCAGCAATACCGCGATGGCATTTTCCAGCTGGGCGCGCTGCCAGACCAGGTCGACCAGATCGGCCTGGGTGGTCTTGAGCTGGGTTTGCGCCTGGGCCACCGCGTCCTTGCCGGAGACGCCGGCACGGTACTGGTTTTCAGTCATGGTCAGCGAGCGCTGGTAGGCCACGACCGTGGCTTCGAGCAGGCGTTTCTGTTCGTCCATGACCCGCAACTGCAGGTAGTTCTGCACCAGCTCCGACTGCAGGCTCAGGCGGATCGCCGCCATGTCGGCAAGGCTCGCCTGGGCGCTGGCTTCATTGGCCGCCAGGCTGTCGCGCAGCTTGCCCCAGAGGTCGGCCTCCCAGCTCACACCGAGGGTGGTGCTGTAGGTGTTGCGAATCCCGCTGCTGTTGTTGCTCAGGCTGGAGCTGGAGCTGCCGGTGCCCTGGCTGGAGCGGGTCTTGCCGGCGTTCAGGTCAAGGCTTGGAAACAGTGCGCCACGGGCACTGCGCACCAGGGCCTGGGCCTGGCGGTACTGGGCTTCGTACTGGGCGACGGTCTGGTTGCTGGCATTGAGCTCGTCAACCAGGCCATTGAGCCGGGCATCGCCATACAGCTCCCACCAGGCCCCACGCGCCAGGGCATCCGACGGATTGGCCTGGGACCAGCCGGCAGCGTGCTTGAACTGCGCCGGCGTGGGGCTTTGCGGTCGGTGGTAGTCCGGGCTCAGGGTGCAGGCGCTGAGCATGGCCAGGCACAGGCTGCAGGTCAACAAGCGTGAACCACGGGCGCCGAGCAGCTGCAGCGTGCGGTTGGAAAGGATCGGACGTCGGGTCATAGCGGGGTTTCCAAAGCAGCGTCGGTGCGCACGCCGCGCCAGTGGTTGAAACGATGGCGCAGGCGGTCCAGATAGAGGTAGACCACAGGGGTGGTGTAAAGCGTAAGGACCTGGCTGAACACCAGCCCGCCGATGATGGTCAGGCCCAGCGGCTGGCGCATCTCGGAGCCCTCGGCATGGCTGAGCAACAGCGGCAAGGCACCAAGGATCGCGGCCAGGGTGGTCATCAGGATCGGCCGCAGGCGCAGCAGGCAGGCCCGGCGGATCGACTCCTCCGGAGTCAGGTGTTCGTGACGCTCCAGCTGCAAGGCCAGGTCGATCATCATGATCGCGTTTTTCTTCACCACGCCGATGAGCAGGAACAGCCCGAGCAGCGAAATCAGGCTGAACTCGCTGCCCACCACGTACAGGGTGAGCAAGGCCCCGACGCCGGCCGAAGGCAGGGTCGAGAGAATGGTCAGGGGGTGGATGTAGCTCTCGTAGAGAATGCCGAGCACCAGGTACACCGCCAGCAAGGCACCGAGAATCATCCACGGTTGCCCTTCCTGGCTCTTGGCGAAGGCATCGCCGGTACCGCCCACCTTGGCAATCACATCCTCGGGCAGGCCGACCTTGGCCACTGCCCGCTCCACCGCGGCCAAGGCCTGGTCCTGGCTGTAGCCTTCGGCAACGTCGAAGTTGATGTTCTCGGAGGCGAACTGGCCTTCATGGCTGACCCGGTCATCGGCCAGGCTGTTCTCGTAGTGGGCAAAGGTCGACAGCGGCACCCGGGCACCCTCTGCGGTGATGACCTGGACCTGCTCCAGGGTGCGCGGGTCCTGGGCATACTTGGGGTTGACCTCCATCACCACCTGGTACTGGTTCAGGCTGTCATAGATGGTCGAGATCTGCCGCTGGCTGTAGGCGTTGTTGAGCACCGAGGTCACCATGCTCATGTCGATGCCCAGGCGCTTGGCCTGTTCGCGGTCGACCACCAGGGTGATCTGTTCGGTGCCGCCACCTTCGCGGGCATCGATGGCGGTCAGCTCAGGCAGCGCCTTGAAGGCTGCGACCACCTTCGGGTACCACTCGCGCAAGGCCGACAGCTCGCTGCTTTGCAGGGTATAGAGGAACTGCGAGGTGCTCTGGTCGCGACCGCCACCAAACTGCAGGTCCTGGTCGGCCATGAGGAACAATCGCCCGCCCGGCACCTTGGGCATTTCCTTGCGCAGCCGCTCGATGATCTTCTGCGCCGAGTCCTTGCGCTCGCTGATCGGCTTGAGGCGCACCAGGATCATGGCGTTATTGGTGCCGCTGTTGCCGCCGATAAAGCCGGCCACACTCTGCACGGCCGGGTCCTTGAGCAAGGCGCGGCGGTAGATTTCCATCTTCGGCTGCATCACCTGGAACGACAGGCCATCGTCGCCGCGCACAAAGCCCATCAACTGCCCGGTGTCCTGCTGCGGCAGGAAGGTCTTGGGCACCACCACATACAGGGCGATGTTGACGGCGATGGTCACCAGCAGGCTGAGCAACGTCAGGCGCCGGTGGCGCAAGACCCAGTCCAGCGTGCGTGCGTAGCCTGCCATCATGCGCTGATTGAGCTGCTCGCTCCAACGCTGCAAGCGGGTCTGCTCGCCTTCGGGGTGAGCCTTCAGCCAGCGGGCGCAGAGCATCGGCGTCAAGGTCAGGGAGACCACCAGCGAGACAATGATCGCCGCCGCCAGCGTGATGGAGAACTCGCGAAACAGCGAACCGACAATGCCGCCCATGAACAGGATCGAGACGAACACCACCACCAGCGAGAGGTTCATCGACAGCAAGGTGAAGCCGACTTCCTTGGCCCCCAGGAAGGCGGCGCGCATCGGCGGCACGCCTTCGTCGATGTGCCGGGAGATGTTCTCCAGCACCACGATGGCGTCATCGACCACCAGGCCGGTGGCGAGGATCAGCGCCATCAGCGACAAATTGTTCAATGAGAAACCGCACAGGTACATGACCGCAAAGGTCCCCACCAGCGACACCGGCACCGCCAGGGTCGGGATCAGCGAGGCGCGCAGGTTGCCCAGGAACAGGAACACCACCAGCACCACCAGGACCACGGCAATGATCAGGGTGTGCTCAGCTTCCTTGAGGGTCGCGGTGATCACTGGTGAGCGATCCATGGCCACGTCCAGCTTGACGCTGGCCGGCATCAGCGATTCAAGGGCCGGCAACTGCTCCTTGATCTTGTTCACGGTCTCGATGATGTTGGCGCCGGTCTGGCGGTTGATCACCAGCAGCACCGCTTGCTGGTCATTGAAGAAGCCGCTGTTGTAGCGGTTCTCCACCGCATCGCTGACCTTGGCCACATGGCTCAGGCGCAGCACCGCGCCGTCCTGGTAGCGAATCACCAGGGGCTCGTAGTCCTTGGCTTTTTCCAGCTGGTCGTTGGCCTGTACCTGCCAATTGCGCTGGCCGTCCTCGATAAAGCCTTTGGGCCGGCGCTGGTTGGCGTTGGCGATGGTCTGGCGCACATCGTCCAGGGCCACGCCGTATTGGTTGAGCAACTGCGGCTCGAGCTCGATGCGCACCGCAGGCAAAGAACTGCCGCCGATTTGTACTTCACCAACCCCGGGCACCTGGGACAGGCTCTGGGACAGGATGGTCGAGGCCAGGTCATAGAGCTGGCCCTTCTGCAGCACGCTGGAAGTCAGCGCCAGCACCATGATGGGTGCCTGGGAAGGGTTGAATTTCTTGTAGGTGGGCATGCTGCGCATACCACTGGGCAGCAGGTTTCGCGAGGCGTTGATCGCCGCCTGCACCTCGCGGGCTGCGGCATCGACATCCCGGCCCTGGTCAAAGCCCAGGATCACCCGGGTCGAACCCTGGCTGGAGCTGCTGGTCAGCGTCGTGACCCCGGAAATCGCGCCCATGGAGCGCTCCAGCGGGGTCGCCACCGTCGAGGCCATGACCTCGGGGCTGGCGCCGGGAAGGTTGGCCTGGACCACGATCACCGGGAACTCGATCTGCGGCAGCGGCGCCACGGGCAACAGGCCGAAGCTGACGCCGCCCAGCAGCATGATCGCCAGGCTCAGCAGCATGGTCGCTACCGGCCGGCGGATGAACGGTGCGGAGAGGTTCATGGCTGGGCCTGCACCGCGGTGTCAGGCTGACGGCGCCAGCGGCGAGCCAGGCGGTCGAAGTACAGGTAAATGACCGGGGTGGTAAAGAGCGTCAGCACCTGGCTCACCAGCAACCCGCCCACCATCACCAAGCCCAGCGGTTGACGCAGCTCGGCGCCGGAGCCGGTGGCGAGCATCAACGGGATAGCGCCGAACAGCGCCGCCAGGGTGGTCATCAGGATGGGCCGGAAGCGCAACAGCGCCGCCTGGTAGATCGCCGTCTGCGGGGCCACGCCCTGGTTGCGCTCGGCCTCGAGGGCGAAGTCGATCATCATGATCGCGTTCTTCTTGACGATACCGATCAACAGAATGATGCCGATGATGGCGATCATGCCCAGGTCGTTGCCGGACAGGATCAACGCCAGCAAGGCGCCCACCGCCGCCGACGGCAGGGTCGAGAGGATGGTCACCGGGTGGATGTAGCTCTCGTAGAGCACGCCAAGCACGATGTACATGGTCACCACCGCCGCCAGGATCAACAGCAAGGTGCTCGACAGCGAGGCCTGGAAGGCTTCGGCGGCGCCCTGAAAGCGGGTCTGCACCCCGACTGGCATGCCGATCTCCTGCTGCACCTGCTCGATCACCTTGACCGCCTCACCCAGGGCCACGCCCTGGCCGAGGTTGAACGACATCATCACCGCCGGGAACTGGCCGATATGGGCGATCGCCAGCTGTGCCTGGCGCTGCTCGATGCGCGCCAGGCTCGACAGCCGTACCTGGCCGCCATCCGTGGCCTTGACGTGGATCTGCTCGAGCACTTGCGGCCCCAGCGTGGACGCCGCTTCGGCCTGCAAGACCACACGGTACTGGCTGGCCTGGGTGTAGATCGTCGAGATCTGCCGCTGGCCGAAGGCGTCGTACAGCGCGTTGGTGATATCGGCGACATTGATGCCCAGGCGGCTGGCGGCATCGCGGTCGATCACCAGGAACACCTGCAGGCCCTTGTCCTGCAGGTCGCTGGCCACGTCGGTGAGCTCCGGGCGCTGCTGCAGGGCATCGACCAGCTTGCCGCTCCACTGCGCCAGCAGCTCGGCATCGGGCGACGACAGGCTGAACTGGTACTGGGTGCGACTGACCCGGTCTTCGATGCTCAGGTCCTGCACCGGCTGCATGAACAGGCGGATGCCGATCAGCTTGTCGACTTCCGGCTGCAGGCGGGCAATCACCTGGGTCGCGGTGAGGTCACGCTCGCCATGGGGCTTGAGGTTGATCAGCAAGCGGCCGCTGTTGAGGGTGGCGTTGTCGCCATCGACACCGATGTAGGACGACAGGCTCTGCACCGCCGGGTCCTGCAGGATGATCGCGCTCAGTGCCTGCTGGCGCTGGCTCATGGCAGCGAACGACACCGACTGCGGCGCCTCGGAAATGCCCTGGATGACGCCGGTGTCCTGCACCGGGAAGAAGCCCTTGGGCACCACCAGGTACAGCAGCACGGTCAGGCCCAGGGTGGCAACCGCCACCAGCAGGGTCAGCGGTTGATGCTTGAGCACCCACTGCAGGCCGCGGCCGTAATGCTGAATCATCCAGTCGATCCAGGCGCCGCTGGCGCGGTAGAACCGGCTTTGCTCTTCAGGCTTGGGCTCGCGCTTGAGCAAGCGCGCGCACATCATCGGCGTCAGGGTCAGCGACACCACCAGGGAAATCAGGATGGCCACCGCCAGGGTGATGGCGAACTCGCGGAACAGCCGGCCGACCACATCGGCCATGAACAGCAGCGGGATCAGCACCGCGATCAGCGAGAAGGTCAACGAAATCAGGGTGAAGCCGATCTGCCGGGCGCCCTTGAGCGCCGCTTGCATCGGCGTCTCGCCCTCTTCGATATGCCGCGAGATGTTCTCCAGCATGACGATGGCGTCGTCCACCACAAAGCCGGTGGCAATGGTCAGGGCCATCAGCGTGAGGTTGTTGATCGAGAACCCGGCCAGGTGCATGACGGCGAAGGTGCCGATCAGCGACAGCGGTACCGCCACCGACGGAATGATGGTGGCGCTGAAACGGCGCAGGAACACGAACGTCACCATCACCACCAGGGCGATGGCGATCAGCAGCTCATGCTGGACGTCCTTGACCGAGGCGCGGATGGTCTGGGTACGGTCGGTGAGCACGGTGACGTCCAGGCCCGCCGGCAGGTTGTCGGTGATCGACGGCAGCATGGCCTTGATCCGGTCGACCACCTCGATAACGTTTGCGCCCGGCTGGCGCTGGATGTTCAGCAACACCGCCTGGTTCTGGTTGGCCCAGGCCGCCAGGCGCTCGTTCTCGGCGCCGTCGACGATCTCGGCAACGTCCTTCAGGCGCAGGGGCGCACCGTTGTTGTAGGCCAGGATCAGGTTGGCGTATTCCTCGGGGGACCGCAGCTGGTCATTGGCGTCGAGCATCGACACCCGGGTCGGGCCGTCGAAGTTGCCCTTGGGCTGGTTGACGTTGGAGGCACCGATCAGGGTGCGTACATCGGCGAGGTTCAGGCCCGCCGACGCCAGGGCATCAGGGTTGACCTTGATCCGCACCGCCTGGCGCTGGCCGCCGGCGATGCTGACCATGCCGACGCCGCCAATTTGCGCGATCTTCTGCGCCACCCGGGTGTCGACCAGGTCATTGAGCTTGGGCAGCGGCATGGTTTGAGAGGAAATGGCCAGGGTCAGCACCGGCGTATCGGCCGGGTTGACCTTGTTGTACACCGGCGGTGCCGGCAGGTCGGTGGGCAGCAGATTGGTGGCGGCGTTGATGGCCGCCTGCACCTGCTGCTCGGCCACGTCCATGTTCATGTCCAGGCTGAAGCGCAGGGTCAGCACCGAGGCGCCGCCGGAGCTGGTGGAAGCCATCTGGGTGAGCCCGGGCATCTGCCCGAACTGGCGCTCCAGGGGCGCGGTGACCGCACTGGTCATCACTTGGGGGCTGGCGCCCGGGTAAAGGGTCATGACCCGGATGGTGGGGTAATCGACCTGGGGCAATGCCGCCACCGGCAGCATCTTGTAGGCGATCAGGCCGGCCAGAACGATGGCCAGCATGCTCAGGGTGGTCGCCACCGGGCGCAGGATGAACAGCCGCGAGAGGTTCATGCGCCGGCCTTGCCCTGGGTGCCCGGGGTAACGGAGGCGTCTTTCTTGTCCTGGCCTTGCAGGTGCTGGCCGGGTGTCACCGGTACTTCGGAGCTGTCATTGACCACTTCGACGTCACTGCCGTCACGCAGACGGTCGGTGCCTTCGAGCACTACCCGCTCGCCCTTGGCCAGGCCTTCAACGATCACGGTGTGCTCGCCATCGCTGGCACCCAGCTTGAGTGGGCGAATGCGCACCTTGTTCTCCCCTTCCAGCACATACACGAACGAGCCGTCGGTGCCGAACTGGATCGCCGCCGAAGGGGCCAGCACCACGTCTTTGAGGGTGTCGGCCAGCAGGCGCACATTGACGAACTGGTTGGGGAACAGGGCTTCGTCCTGGTTCTCGAAATAGGCCTTGAACTTCAGGGTGCCGGTGGTGGTGTCAATCTGGTTGTCGAGGCTGCGCAGCACGCCGACCGCCTGCTGCTGTGTATCACCCCGGTCCCAGGCTTCCACCGGCAGCTTGGCGCCGCTGCGGTAGCGCGCCAGGACCGTGTTGAGTTCAGATTCGGGCAAGGTGAACGCCACGGTGATCGGCTGGGTCTGGGTAATCACCACCAGGGCGGTGGTGTCGTTGGCCGCCACCAGGTTGCCGACATCGAGCTGACGCAAGCCCAGACGGCCGGTGATCGGCGCGCGGATGCGGGTGAAATCCAGGTTCAGCTTGGCATCGCCGACCGCTGCCTGGTTGGTCTTGATCGTGCCCTGGAACTGGCCGACCAGTGCCACTTGGGTGTCGAGCGTCTGCTTGGCGATGCTGTCTTCGGCATACAGGCCTTTGTAGCGTTCCAGGTCGATCTGGGCGTTTTTCAGTTGCGCCTGGTTCTGCGCCAGGGTGCCTTCGGCCTGTTGCAGGGCGATCTGGTAGCTGCGCGGGTCGATCTCGGCGAGCAGGTCGCCGCTCTTGACCTTCTGCCCTTCCTGGAAGTTGACCTTGACCAGCTCACCGCCCACCCGGCTGCGGACATTGACGGTGTTGGTTGCCGTCACCGTGCCCAGGGCCTTGAGGTACACCGGGAAGTCGCCCACAGTCGCCGGCTCCACACGCACCGGCACCGGCCCGCCAAAGGCGCCAAAACCGGGCCGACCGCCCTTGCCCCCCGGCGCACCGGCCGCCTTGTGGGCGGCTGGCGACGGCCACAGCCACCAGCAAAGGCCGGCGACCAGCAGCAGGATCAGCAGGCCGACAAGCCAGCGACGAGAGGAACGGGAACGAGAAAGCATCGGTTGATCGACCATTGTGCGAAGAGGAATTCTTTTGAGGAGGCTGAACGATAAGCACTGCAGCGAGATAAGCAAAGCGCCTTTACCGGCAATTTACTTTGGCTTACGTAGGTAAACCGATGAAGTTTAAATAAAAACGGCCTGGACAAGTCCAGGCCGTAACAACTCTTTACAGCTTCGCGGGGCACGCCCGCTCCTACCGTAGGCGCGGACTTGCCCCGCGATAAGCCTTACTTCAGAACAGCCAGCGCTGCATCGTAGTTCGGCTCGTCAGCAATTTCGCCCACCAGCTCGGCGTGCAGCACCTTGTCGTTCTCGTCCAGCACCACCACGGCACGGGCAGTCAGGCCGGCCAGCGGGCCGTCGGCGATGGCAACGCCGTAGTTCTCGATGAACTCGCGGCCCCGCAGGGTGGACAGGTTCTGGACGTTTTCCAGGCCTTCAGCGCCGCAGAAGCGCGCCTGGGCGAATGGCAGGTCGGCCGAGATGCACAGCACCACGGTGTTATTCAGTTCGCCAGCCTTCTTGTTGAAGGTGCGGACCGAGGTCGCGCAGGTCGGGGTGTCGACGCTTGGGAAGATGTTCAGCACTTTGCGCTTGCCGGCAAGGCTTGCCAGGGTCACGTCAGCCAGGCCAGCACCAACCAGGGAAAACGCTGGAGCCTGGGCGCCGACTTTCGGCAGTTCGCCTTTGACCTGAACCGGGTTGCCTTTGAGAGTCACTTGAGCCATGAGCTGAGTCCTTATGCGGGGGTGAGTAAAGGACCAGAGTTAATCACGAAAGTGCCCAGGCACCTATGGGGGAAGGATAAATTGTTGCATTGCCAGACAATTTTTGTGGACAAACCAGCTATCCGAAAGCAGACAATCCTGCTTCCGGATAGCTGTTTGGTCATCAGCTGAGCAGCGAATACACCAGCGCGGAGATCGCCACCAGGCCGACGGCAACCACAAAGACGTTGGACATCTGCCCGCTGTATTTGCGCATGGCCGGCACTTTGCGGATGGCATACATCGGCATCAGGAACAGGATCGCCGCGATCACCGGGCCACCCAGGGTCTCGATCATGCCCAGGATGCTCGGGTTGAGGGTAGCGACGATCCAGCAGATCACCAGCATGAACGCTGCGGTCATGCGGTCCAGGGCCTTGGCGCCGGGGCGCTTGCCGGTCTTGACGATCAGGCCCTTGAGGCCTTCGCTGGCGCCGATGTAGTGGCCCAGGAACGACTTGGCAATGGCGATGAAGGCAATCAGCGGCGCGGCAAAGGCAATGGTCGGGTTGCTGAAGTGGTTGGCCAGGTACGACAGGATCGACAGGTTCTGCGCCTTGGCTTCGGCCAGTTGGGCGGGCGTCAGGGTCAGGACGCAGCTGAATACGAAGAACATCACCATCGCCACCATCAGCAGGTGGGCGCGGCACAGGATCTGGCCGCTGCGCTCATCGGCGTGCACGCCGTAGCGGCGCTTCTGGTCCACGGCAAAGGCCGAGATGATGGGCGAGTGGTTGAACGAGAACACCATCACCGGAATGGCCAGCCACAGCGTGTGCAGGAATGCCGAACCCGACGGCAGCTCGGTGGCGGTGGTGAGGA
It encodes:
- a CDS encoding MdtB/MuxB family multidrug efflux RND transporter permease subunit, which produces MNLSRLFILRPVATTLSMLAIVLAGLIAYKMLPVAALPQVDYPTIRVMTLYPGASPQVMTSAVTAPLERQFGQMPGLTQMASTSSGGASVLTLRFSLDMNMDVAEQQVQAAINAATNLLPTDLPAPPVYNKVNPADTPVLTLAISSQTMPLPKLNDLVDTRVAQKIAQIGGVGMVSIAGGQRQAVRIKVNPDALASAGLNLADVRTLIGASNVNQPKGNFDGPTRVSMLDANDQLRSPEEYANLILAYNNGAPLRLKDVAEIVDGAENERLAAWANQNQAVLLNIQRQPGANVIEVVDRIKAMLPSITDNLPAGLDVTVLTDRTQTIRASVKDVQHELLIAIALVVMVTFVFLRRFSATIIPSVAVPLSLIGTFAVMHLAGFSINNLTLMALTIATGFVVDDAIVMLENISRHIEEGETPMQAALKGARQIGFTLISLTFSLIAVLIPLLFMADVVGRLFREFAITLAVAILISLVVSLTLTPMMCARLLKREPKPEEQSRFYRASGAWIDWMIQHYGRGLQWVLKHQPLTLLVAVATLGLTVLLYLVVPKGFFPVQDTGVIQGISEAPQSVSFAAMSQRQQALSAIILQDPAVQSLSSYIGVDGDNATLNSGRLLINLKPHGERDLTATQVIARLQPEVDKLIGIRLFMQPVQDLSIEDRVSRTQYQFSLSSPDAELLAQWSGKLVDALQQRPELTDVASDLQDKGLQVFLVIDRDAASRLGINVADITNALYDAFGQRQISTIYTQASQYRVVLQAEAASTLGPQVLEQIHVKATDGGQVRLSSLARIEQRQAQLAIAHIGQFPAVMMSFNLGQGVALGEAVKVIEQVQQEIGMPVGVQTRFQGAAEAFQASLSSTLLLILAAVVTMYIVLGVLYESYIHPVTILSTLPSAAVGALLALILSGNDLGMIAIIGIILLIGIVKKNAIMMIDFALEAERNQGVAPQTAIYQAALLRFRPILMTTLAALFGAIPLMLATGSGAELRQPLGLVMVGGLLVSQVLTLFTTPVIYLYFDRLARRWRRQPDTAVQAQP
- a CDS encoding MdtA/MuxA family multidrug efflux RND transporter periplasmic adaptor subunit, translated to MVDQPMLSRSRSSRRWLVGLLILLLVAGLCWWLWPSPAAHKAAGAPGGKGGRPGFGAFGGPVPVRVEPATVGDFPVYLKALGTVTATNTVNVRSRVGGELVKVNFQEGQKVKSGDLLAEIDPRSYQIALQQAEGTLAQNQAQLKNAQIDLERYKGLYAEDSIAKQTLDTQVALVGQFQGTIKTNQAAVGDAKLNLDFTRIRAPITGRLGLRQLDVGNLVAANDTTALVVITQTQPITVAFTLPESELNTVLARYRSGAKLPVEAWDRGDTQQQAVGVLRSLDNQIDTTTGTLKFKAYFENQDEALFPNQFVNVRLLADTLKDVVLAPSAAIQFGTDGSFVYVLEGENKVRIRPLKLGASDGEHTVIVEGLAKGERVVLEGTDRLRDGSDVEVVNDSSEVPVTPGQHLQGQDKKDASVTPGTQGKAGA
- the tpx gene encoding thiol peroxidase, which codes for MAQVTLKGNPVQVKGELPKVGAQAPAFSLVGAGLADVTLASLAGKRKVLNIFPSVDTPTCATSVRTFNKKAGELNNTVVLCISADLPFAQARFCGAEGLENVQNLSTLRGREFIENYGVAIADGPLAGLTARAVVVLDENDKVLHAELVGEIADEPNYDAALAVLK
- a CDS encoding serine/threonine transporter, with the translated sequence MNEQAQSVEQRYESTPVALGSWARQDTTWMLGLFGTAIGAGTLFLPINAGLGGFWPLLILALLAFPMTYYAHRGLTRFVLSGREGADITEVVEEHFGIKAGALITLLYFFAIFPILLIYSVALTNTVGSFMEHQLHIEPPPRAVLSFVLILGLLAIVRCGEQATVKVMSLLVYPFIVALAFLAVFLIPHWSGGILTTATELPSGSAFLHTLWLAIPVMVFSFNHSPIISAFAVDQKRRYGVHADERSGQILCRAHLLMVAMVMFFVFSCVLTLTPAQLAEAKAQNLSILSYLANHFSNPTIAFAAPLIAFIAIAKSFLGHYIGASEGLKGLIVKTGKRPGAKALDRMTAAFMLVICWIVATLNPSILGMIETLGGPVIAAILFLMPMYAIRKVPAMRKYSGQMSNVFVVAVGLVAISALVYSLLS